AACTGCTGTATTATCACCAATGACAACATTATGGGCAATCTGAATCAGGTTATCCAACTTAACACCACAGCCAATTACTGTATTATCCAATGCGCCCCGGTCGATAGTCGTATTTGCCCCTATTTCAGTATCATTGCCAATAATGACGCCTCCCAGCTGAGCAATTTTATGCCACTCACTTTTATAGTGCGCAAAGCCAAACCCATCTGCACCAATAACAGCACCACTGTGAATAGTGACTCGCTCACCAACAAAAACACCACGACAAACAGTTACATTGGCAGCAAGACAGCTACCAACGCCAATTTTAGAGGCTTGACCAACAACACTACCAGGTCCAATTACCACATTTTCTCCAATATCAGCATCAGCCTCTACCACTACATTCGCACCTATAGATGCCGACTTTGCTACTGTTGCAGTTTCAGCAATGACTGCACTGGGGTGAATATACCCTAATGGCTGTGTTTGACTACTGAACCAGTGAGAGATCTTAGCATAGCCTAAATAAGGGTTATCCAAGACTAAAGCATTACCTTGAAAGTCACTTGCTTCATCAGGGGTCAGTAATATTGCACCAGCTTGACTATCTATCAGGTATTTTTTATACGCTGGGTTAGCCAAAAAAGATAAATCTTTCGCTGTAGCTTGCTGTATGGTTGCAATTCCCGAGACTAAATAGTTTGGATCACCTTGAAGCTCTGCTTCAAGGTGATCTGCAATTGCTCGCAAAGAAAAAGTACGCTCTGATGCCATATAAAGAGAGGTATTAACGGTAGGTATTAAGTTTCTGGATTACTTTGAGAGTTATATCATGTTTTGGATTAATATAGAATGCTGTTGCACGATTTAACACGAGATCATAACCATTAGCTTTTGCTACTTCAGCAATAGCTTTATCCAGCTTTGGCTTCAGTTGTTTAAACTGAGTACGATCTGCTTTGTTTTTTTCTGCCTGAAACTCTTTAGTCTGAATTTGATAATCTTCAGCCTTCCTTTTTAGTTCAAGCTGTAATTTACCACGCTCAGTATCACTCATTGCTGCAGCGTCTTTCTTAAGCTTGGCATTAATTCGCTTGGCATCAGTCTCAAGTTTTTTCAAAGTATTAACTTTACCACCAAACTTGTTTTCAAGCTGTTTAAGGTATCTTTTAGCAGCATCTGACTGATTAAGTGCTTTGTGATAGTCAACTACAGCCACTTTTACTTCAGCCATAGCAGCAGGGGTTAATACAGTTGCAAATACAAATCCGGCAAATACCAGTCCGATTACATTGGCTAGCTTCTTAACCAAAACTTATTCTCCTACGTTGTGTACCAAATAGCCTAACCTGAATATTTCGTTGCTTTATACCTAAGTTCTTTTGATACCTTAGTGCACTTTTGACACCTAAACCTTAGCATATTGGGTCTCACTAACAACGTGTTTTAAGTGATCTGCTTAAAACACGTACCACAATACTTACCAGAAAAAGTTAATAAGCCTTTTTTCTTGCAAGTTAGGCAAAGCTAAGCAACTTTCAGATTAAAATGACTGTCCCAGTGCAAATTGAAAGACTTCAGTTTCATCACTTGAGTCAGCATTAAGCCCTTTAGCCAAACTAAACGTTAAAGGCCCTAAGCCTGTTATCCAGGTAACGCCTAAGCCTACCGAATAACGCAACTCACCAAAGTCTGCATTACTGCAATTCTTGTCATCATCGCCGCAATTGCTATCGAAAACATTGCCGGCATCCAAAAATACAGCACTACGCACAGAACGTTGATCTTTTATAAACGGCATAGGGAAGATAACTTCTGCTGTTCCTTCAACCAAAATATTGCCGCCTATTGGATCATCGTCATTATTATCCTTGCGCACAGCCCTGGGGCCAAGAGTATTGTTCTTGAAACCGCGCACAGAACCAAAACCACCCGCATAATAATTTTCATAAAACGGCAGTTCTGAAGTACCACCAAAGCTATCCCCATAGCCTAAGTTGGTTTTTAAGTGCAGTGTCAGCTTTTCACTGATCGGCGTAAAGATTTGCCCAGTATAGTTAAGTTTATAAAACTTCAAGTCACTACCAGGTAGTGCAAGCTCTAGCCCAATGGACTGAGAATGACCATCTGTTGCCAGAATTCCACGATTTAAGGTGGACTCATTCCATCCAATATTAAACTTGTAGTTTAAAAAGCTATCGCCTTCTTTATCTAAAAAGTCGACTATCTGCTGGGCTGTATTAGAACCCGTACTAACATCAGTATTATCTAAGCCAAAGCCAAAACTTAAGCGCTCAGTTTCTGAAATAGGGTAGCCAAAGGTTACATCACCACCCCATACATCAGTTGAATAGTTAGAGATATCAGCTTCTTCAAAGTCAGTGGTACGATAAAACACATTAAAACCACGACTTACGCCATCAACGGTATAGTAGGGATCAATAAAGCCAAACCGATACAAAGTACGTACTTTACTGGTGTTTAAACCGAGGTTAACTTTATTTCCTGTTCCTAAGAAGTTACTTTGACTGATATTACCACCCAAAATTAACCCACTACCTTGAGAAAAACCTAGTGTGGCCTGAACACTACCAGATGGCTGCTCTTCAACAGCATAGTTAACATCAATTTGGTCTGTTGTACCTGGTACTGCTGGGGTTTCAACATTAACCTGTTTAAAGTAGCCTAACCGCTCCAAGCGAGTACGAGACTGCTCAATTTTATCTGTTGAAGCCCACGCGCCTTCCATTTGACGCATTTCTCTACGCAATACTTCATCTTCCGTTTTTGTATTACCTACGAAGTTGACTCTTCGCACATATGTGCGTTTGCCAGGGTCAACAAAAAAGGTTATAGAGACGGTATTGTCATCATGTGGCTGAGGAATGGTATTTACGTTGGCAAAGGTATAACCTTCATTACCTAACCGGTCCAGTAGTTGTTCTTCCGTTTTGGTTAGCTCTTTGCGCGAAAAGATTTGCCCTTCTTTAACACCTACTAAGGATTTCATCTCAGTTTCAGGGACAACTAAGTCACCCGCTAATTTGACATCTTTGATCGTAAACTTTTCACCCTCATTCACATTGACAGTAATATAGACTTTCTCTTTATCTGGAGAGATAGAAACCTGCGTGGAGGCAATATTAAAGTTCACATAGCCCCGATCAAAATAATGAGAACGCAATCGCTCTAAATCACCAGACAACTTTTCACGTGAGTATTTATCATCATTACTGTAAAACGAAAGCAAACTTGAAGGTTGTAATTCAAATAAATCCAGCAAATCATCGGTAGGGAAAACCTTATTACCAACAATATTAATATGCTTAATTTTAGCAACAGCGCCTTCTTTAATATTGATTTTTAAAGCAACTCTGTTCCGAGGTAACGGCTCCACATCCGTATCGACTTTCACGCCATACCGACCTTGACCAACATATTGCCGCTCTAGTTCCAACCTAACTGCTTCTAGGGTCGCTTTTTGAAAAATCTCCCCTTCTGACAGCCCAGCCTGTTTTAAACCTTCAAGCAACTTTTTAGTTTCAATTGCTTTATTTCCATCAATTTTAATTGAGCTAATAGCTGGTCGCTCAACAACACTGATTACTAAAACATTGCCATCTCGGGATAAACGAATATCTTGGAAATAGCCTGTTTTAAATAGTGTTCGCGTGGTTTCAACAACGGTCTGGTCATCAACTTCATCACCAGCCCCTACCGGTATTGAATTAAATACGGTACCTGCAGATACTCGCTGCAAGCCGTTTATTCTTATATCAGATACGACAAACGTATCTGCTAATGCAACATAGGGTATTGCTGCACACCCAACTAATAAAGACAACAAATAACGTTTCATGAAATCAGTTCTTCCAGGGTCAGCAAGACATTGAAAGAAAATAGAAGCTTTTTCCAACAAATGGAAAAAAGATTCCCCCAAACTTACAGACGACTTATATCATTATAGAAAGCTAAAAACATCATAGCTATAACAAGGCTGAGTCCTATCTGCAATCCAATTACTTGTGCTTTTTCTGAGACAGGACTTCCTTTCACCCATTCGACAAAATAAAACAACAGGTGTCCACCATCAAGTACTGGAACAGGCAACAAGTTAATTACACCCAAGCTGATGCTAACAAGTGCTAAAAAGTTTAAAAAACTTTCCAGGCCTAATTTTGCCGAATTGCCCGCCACTTTAGCAATGGTTATTGGACCACTCAAGTTTTTAACTGAGACATCACCCAGCACCATTTTTTTGATGGACGTCACAGTCAATGTTATCATTGACCATGTTTTATCCAGTGCAGGCAAAAAGGCCTTACCAAAAGAATATTTTACTTTTCTAATTAAACTAGTAGGTGTATTTATTTGTTGAGCACTTATTCCTGCAAAACCAATTTTTTCACTCCCCTGTTGCTTAAACGCAGGGCGTAAAATAATTTGCTGATTTTCCGCATTTCTTGAAATAAGTAGGGTTAAGTTTTTTTCAGGATTATGTTTTATCTGCGCTACCAATTCCATCCAGTTATTAATTGGCTTGCTATTAACCGCTAAAATTTTATCAC
This genomic interval from Spartinivicinus ruber contains the following:
- a CDS encoding OmpH family outer membrane protein; translated protein: MVKKLANVIGLVFAGFVFATVLTPAAMAEVKVAVVDYHKALNQSDAAKRYLKQLENKFGGKVNTLKKLETDAKRINAKLKKDAAAMSDTERGKLQLELKRKAEDYQIQTKEFQAEKNKADRTQFKQLKPKLDKAIAEVAKANGYDLVLNRATAFYINPKHDITLKVIQKLNTYR
- the bamA gene encoding outer membrane protein assembly factor BamA — its product is MKRYLLSLLVGCAAIPYVALADTFVVSDIRINGLQRVSAGTVFNSIPVGAGDEVDDQTVVETTRTLFKTGYFQDIRLSRDGNVLVISVVERPAISSIKIDGNKAIETKKLLEGLKQAGLSEGEIFQKATLEAVRLELERQYVGQGRYGVKVDTDVEPLPRNRVALKINIKEGAVAKIKHINIVGNKVFPTDDLLDLFELQPSSLLSFYSNDDKYSREKLSGDLERLRSHYFDRGYVNFNIASTQVSISPDKEKVYITVNVNEGEKFTIKDVKLAGDLVVPETEMKSLVGVKEGQIFSRKELTKTEEQLLDRLGNEGYTFANVNTIPQPHDDNTVSITFFVDPGKRTYVRRVNFVGNTKTEDEVLRREMRQMEGAWASTDKIEQSRTRLERLGYFKQVNVETPAVPGTTDQIDVNYAVEEQPSGSVQATLGFSQGSGLILGGNISQSNFLGTGNKVNLGLNTSKVRTLYRFGFIDPYYTVDGVSRGFNVFYRTTDFEEADISNYSTDVWGGDVTFGYPISETERLSFGFGLDNTDVSTGSNTAQQIVDFLDKEGDSFLNYKFNIGWNESTLNRGILATDGHSQSIGLELALPGSDLKFYKLNYTGQIFTPISEKLTLHLKTNLGYGDSFGGTSELPFYENYYAGGFGSVRGFKNNTLGPRAVRKDNNDDDPIGGNILVEGTAEVIFPMPFIKDQRSVRSAVFLDAGNVFDSNCGDDDKNCSNADFGELRYSVGLGVTWITGLGPLTFSLAKGLNADSSDETEVFQFALGQSF
- the lpxD gene encoding UDP-3-O-(3-hydroxymyristoyl)glucosamine N-acyltransferase; its protein translation is MASERTFSLRAIADHLEAELQGDPNYLVSGIATIQQATAKDLSFLANPAYKKYLIDSQAGAILLTPDEASDFQGNALVLDNPYLGYAKISHWFSSQTQPLGYIHPSAVIAETATVAKSASIGANVVVEADADIGENVVIGPGSVVGQASKIGVGSCLAANVTVCRGVFVGERVTIHSGAVIGADGFGFAHYKSEWHKIAQLGGVIIGNDTEIGANTTIDRGALDNTVIGCGVKLDNLIQIAHNVVIGDNTAVAGCVGISGSTKVGKNCTIAGGSGLAGHLTIADNVHITAMALVTKSIREPGSYSSGAGSSMPTAEWKKLVVRYRQLDKLAKRIKTLEQQLSAGA